In Opitutaceae bacterium, the sequence CAACCTGTGCCTGTGGCAGGACAAGCTTTTCATCTCGATTGGAACGACCTCGCCGATTGAGGCAGCGATTCTGACCGCGACGCGCAAGGATACGAATTTTTGGCAGCGCGAGGATGTGCAACGCGCGCTGGCTGAAACGCCGGCGGATGCCGGGGGCTTTGCATTCCAGGATAATCGGGTGATGCTTGCGATGCTGATGGAGACCTTCGTGCGTGTTGCGGAGATGGCCGCCCGTGAAGGAAAGGCGGAGCAGGCGCCGCTGGTGGATCCCGCGGCTCAGCCGGATATCTCGGACCTGGCCAAGTATTGGGCGCCATCCCAGGGTTATTTCAAGCGGGATGCCTCGGGCATCCACGTCGTATCCAAACTTCCCTACATCCAGTGACCCGCAAGACGACCCTCCTGGCCCTGTTTGCTGCGGCAGCGTCTTTTGGTCGCGCCGAGGGCCCCGTTCCCTCCTCCCAGTTGAACCTGGGAGGTCCCTTGGTGGTGAAGCTTGATTGGGGTACCCGTGCGCTCCAATCGGTGGACATCGATGGGGATGGTCTGCGGGACCTTGCGGTGGTGAATAGTGACCGATCGGCGATTGATCTGTTGTATCAGAACCGGGGTGGGGCGACGCCGTCCAATCGTGTGTTCCAGAGTAATCGCTGGGAGCCGGTGGTGGAGGATGCCCCTTTTCGGAAGTCTAGTGTGACGACGAGCACGACGGTTTATGACCTCGCGGCTGCTGACTTGAACGGTGACGGCCGTACGGACCTTGTCTATACCGGCGACCCCGACCCGCTGACAATTCGTTATCAGAAGAAGGATGGCACGTGGCAGGAGCAGCGGATTGCAGATGCGCCTGCGCCTTCGCAGGGGGTGGGGTCGACACGGGTAGCTGACCTCGACGGAGATGGGCGAGTCGACTATGTCGTGCTCGGTCAGAAGGAATTGGCGGTTTTCAAGCAACTGCCGGACGGGGCGGGTTTGGGGGCGCCGGAGCGCTATCCCTTGCCGGAGGAGGGTTGCTATGGGTTGGAGATCGTCGATGTGGATCAGAATGGCTTGCCCGACATTTTGTACTTGGTGAATGCCTCGCGGGAGCCGGTGCGTGTGCGGAGGCAGAGTGCGGCGCATCACTTTGGAGCGGAGCTCTCTTATGCGATCAAGCCCACTCGTTGCACTTTGCAGGTGCTGCCCCCGCGCCCGGGTGCGACCGGGCCGACGTTTGCCTTTGCCCAGGACACGACTGGCCACATGGAGGAGTTTCGGCTGGTGGAGACCAAGGAAGCGACTGTGGGTAGGCTTTCGTTGCGGCCGCGGGTTTTTAGCGTAAAGACCGGAGCGAAGACCCCTTCGGCCTATGTGGTGACTGACGTGGATGGTGATGGCCTGAGCGATGTGGTGGCGACGGACCCGGATGGGGCGCAAGTCCATGTGTATCGCCGCCAGAGGGACAAAGGCTTTACGACTGCAGAGACGTTCCCCGCGCTTGCGGACGTGCGCGGTGTGGCAACGGCGGACTGGGATGGGGACGGGAAGATGGAGCTGTTTCTTGTGAGCGCGAAGGAGCAGATGGTGGGGATTTCGAGATGGCAGGGAGGCCGGTTATCGTATCCGCAGCCCTTTCTTACGACGGGCAAGCCCGTGGCTGTCGCTGTGACCTCCCGGTTTACGGGTGGCAGCGGGCTTGCGCTTGCGGTAGCGCGCGAGGAGGGGGGCAAGCGTTGGGTGGAGGTGTTTGCGCCAGCAAAAGGGGACAGACCAATTTCCTCCGCAGGTGAACCTGGGAAGGGACCTGATGGCGGCGGGACGAATGTTGCGGTTGAGGACGACGAAAAAGGGGACAGACCAATTTCCCTTTCCAAAATAGAATTGGTAGGAATGCGTGCAGATCCGCGGGGTCTGCGCTGGGTGGATGCCAACCAAGATGGGAGGGAGGACCTCGCAATTCTCTCTCCATTCGACCCCATGCGTCTTATTGTACAGGGAGAGGATGGGACGTTCAGCGATGTGTCCACACAAGCTGGGTATAGGAAGGGACTGGTGGAGAATCTTGATGCTTCTGCGATGACAGTGGCAGACGTCGCAGGCGACGGAGCGCCCGAGATGGTGGTCCACACGGGTGCGTTTGCCCGGGTGTTACGCCTCGGCGAAAAGAATCAACTCGAGGTCGTCGACCAACTGAATGCCCGAGAACCAGGCAATGAAGTGGGCGCTACTTTGGTCCTAGGGGAAAGAGGGCGGTCCCCAGTGGTTTTCTTTGAGAAGAAGTCGGAGCAGTTTCAATTGCTGGAGGCAAACGCCCAAGGGTTGTACCAGGTGAAACAGTCATTGCCGGCCGGGAAGATCGATGCCGTCGCATCTGAAGTGCGCTTTGAGAAGGGAGTTGCAACCGAGGCCTTCCTGTTCGGCAGGGACAGGTTCTGGTGGCTTCCATTTGGGCAATCAGACCATGAAGCTGCGACGGTGGCAACCCACGCTAGCGACCTCCCGGAGATCAGCTACATGGACGTCGTTCATGGAGACCTCAACAACGATGGGGTGTCGGAGTTGGTGTGCAATGACCCGAACCAGAACACGCTAGAGATACTCGGCCGTATCGCAGATGGCAGTTGGTCGAGCCTGATGCATTTCCGGGTTTTCGAAGTGGATCCTCATTTTCAAGGAAAGAAGGGCGGGCCTTTTGAACCGCGTGAAACCGTGATTGCCGACGTGACGGGTGATGGGAAAGCGGATCTGATTTTGTTGGTTCATGACCGAGTGCTCATTTACCCGCAGGGGTGAAGGAGCGGATTCTACACACCAACGGAATGCACACTGTTTCGTCCATGACGTCATGGCTTGGCCCGTCTTGGCTCCGATCCGGGTTCACATATACCTGCTTGGCAGCGCCGCAGGAGAGTGATCGGGCCCCAGTCGGCGATCGGCGGCAATGTCCTTGGCTCAAGGCCACGAACTCTACCGTATTTGCGCCTGAGCTTTTGAAGTTCCCCGGCCACGAAATTTCGTGACCCGACAATGCCGCCTTCGCTGAGATAGCGAACACGACATCGCAATACGACGTGCAATGGCAGCACTCCCTTGGAGCGCAGCATGCCCTCAAGCGCTTGATGAGAGATGGACCCTTTCGTGTCGGAAGGCTTGGAGCCAATTCCGAACAACAATCGACGATAATGCGGGGCGGCATTCTTCCAGCTCATCTCTTCGATCACCTCGCAAAGACCTTTCCGGGCGCGGCCGTTTCCGGCGACGGCTTCAGAATACCCGCAAAATCGGTAATCCTTTGGATCTTGGACAAGTCCAGCACGTACTGCATTTAAATCAATATAGGCGGCAATCATCTTAAGGGCACGGCTTCCCTCAACGAGCACGCTCTTAAAACGCTCGGACCAGAGTGTCCCGTGCCGCTCGTGCCGAGTATTGAAGAGATTGGTAAATCGCTGCTTTAGGATCTTCATGAATGCCGAAAGGTCTCCCATCTGCCGGCGCTGCTTGTCCATCCACGAGGGAAGCGGGTTGATAGTGCTCGCTGCTGGCATGTTGTCGCCGGAGCCCGTGATTGGTGTGGCTGAATTCGGGTAGAGGACGGCGTATCGCCTAAGGACCTCCTCGTCCTCAACAAATGTGGCCTTGGGTACCTTCACAAGGAGGTGAAAATGGTTCGAGAGAATTGCGTATGTGACCACCCTCAAGCCGCAAAATTCGGACACAGCCCAGATCAGTTTACGCAGTGCCTCGCGGTCACCCTCTGCGAACAGCCATTCGCTGTTCACAGTCCTACTCATGCAGTGGTAGTAGTGCGCGCCCTCGCGCGGGTCTATCTTTAGCCTCGGCCTCCTCATCACCTAGTAGACGAACGAGGAGGGATGGCGGTTACAGGTTTTCTGCTGGAAAGTTGGTCTGTCCCTTTTTCGGCAGGGCGGAAGTAAAATTAGCCTGTCCCCTTTTCAAACCGCCTCCCCGCTCCGCCAAACACGGGCAGGCAGGCAGGCGAGCACGATCAGGACGACCATCAGGACTTCAAACGCTATAAGCCAGACAAAGCCGGCTTCCATGAAGCCGTAACTGTGCAGTCCGACGCCGAGCATGTTGGTGCCAAACCAACTCCACGCAGTCACCGAGTTGCCAAAGATAGCCAGGGCCATCAGCCCGGGGCCGCGAACCATTCCTCCCCAGCGCGCGTGAAGAATAATGGCGTTCCAGATCACAATCAAAAGCGCCCCATTTTCCTTCGGGTCCCAGCCCCAGAAACGCCCCCAGCTCTGGTCGGCCCAGATGCCACCGAGAACCGTGCCCACCAGGCTGAAGAGGGTCGCGAAACACACGATGCCATACACCATCCGCTTCAGCGCCTCCGCAGTCCCACGATCCAACGAGCGGGTGAACAGTCCACGGATTACATAGATAATCGCGAGAAACCCGGCCAGAAACGTTGCACCGTATCCGATCGTGATGGTGACCACGTGCGTCGCCAGCCAGAAATTGCTGTCGAGCACCGCACGCATCATCTCAAGGGTGTCCCCGGAGAGCGAAAGGTTGTGGGCGATAATCAAGGCACAGAACCCGGCAGCTCCCGCCGTCACGGTCGCAACCGCGTTGCGGTACATCCGCTCGAGCACGATGCAGAGACCCACCGCCACCCAGCCGACAAACAGCGCGGAGCTGTAGAGATTCGTCACCGGCGGCCGGGATTCCAGCCACATGCGCGTGGCGATCCCGACGGTTGTGAGTATCCATGCGATCACACAAAGCCAGAAAGCCGAGCGCCGTGCCATTTCCGGCCACCGAAGCCAGGAAAAGATCCCGATAAGGAAGGTCGCCAGGAACAACACGCTCGCCCGGTAAAAGGGAGCCGCAAAGTTGAAGTGGCTCTCGATAGTCGCCTTTGTCAGGGCGTCAGGATAGCGCTTCGCCATCTCGGCACGATAGAGGTGTACAATTTCGTTGAACTCGGTCGGTCGCTCCGATCGCCACGTCAAAGCCAACCCCGCATAGGTGAGTGCAGCGGGCGGCATGTCTCCGGTGGAAAACACGCGCATCAACGCCTCGCCCGCCTTCTTCCATTCAGTCTCGGCTTCACCGGCTGCCGGCGGAATCACGAGCAGGCTTCCGCTCTGCGACATCGATTCAAAGCGGATCTGCGATCCAATGAGCTTCTGCAGCAGGGTTTCGTCGTGTTCCTTGCCTTCTTCCTTCGCTCGTATCGCAGCGGCAGCAGCAGGGAGCAATTCGGGCAGCGCCGCGAGCTCGCGGACCGGATCCGGGCTTTCGGGTGCGACAAAACTGTATTTGATACCCTGATACGTGATGAGGTTCTGATAAAGGGAAAGAACCGCCTTCTGGAACCGGTTCCTGACCGGTGCTTCGACCCCGTTGGCAAGTTGCGCCTGTTTTTCGATCTCGGCGAGATACGGCCGCATCTGCTCAAAGGAGAAGCGGCGGTGCCTGCTGGGAAGGAACCCCAAGGCGGCTAACACCTTTGCCACGCCCTTGTACTCGCGCCGGATGGACTCCTCGCTCTGCCCAATCAGGGCTAAGACTTCCGGGTCGTCGATTGTGAAAGTGCGATACGCGTCCGCACGCTCAGGCCGGAACGCCGCGTCCAGGAGCCACTCCTGCGGCGTGATTTCCCCTCCGCCCTCAAGGTAAACGGGCTGACGCCCCTGGAGCTGCAGCAGGGTCGTCCGTGCGACTGTATCCACTGGTTTGATACGGCCGTTGCTCAGAACCGGCAGACGGCCAAACTCATCGATGTTGTAACCCCGCACTGCCGGCGTTTCCCGCAGGGAGAAAAGGATGCCAGCAATGGCAGCGAGGGCTATGAGTAAGGGAATGAAACGCTTCATGGGTGGACGGGGGCGCCAACACGGCTCCTGGTGCGGGCCAGTGAAACAACAAAATGCCAGGTGAGTCCGAGGCCCATCAGCACGCAGGAGATGTAGGGCAGCAACCAACCTGGGTTACGCACGACCTGGAACACCGAGTTTCCGTTGGCCGCGTTCATCTGATACTGGTAGAAGGTAAGACCGCCGTGGCGGAGCGGGTTGTTCATGTAGATCTGGACTTCGTGGTCGAGCTTGAGACTGGGGTCCTCTATTCGCACCCGGCTCGCGAAGTTTCTCGGGATATCCGAGCCTGGATAGATCTCGTGCGTCACCTTCAGGAGTTGCAGCGAGAAGGGTAGATAAAGCCGCGCAGGCCTGAGTACGAGCCGCCAGGATTTCCCTTCAAATTGAAAGGTTTGAGGGGCGCCCAACGCCGTCGAAATCAGCCAGGTCCCAAGCGACCCATTGGGGCCCATCACCTCGACATACACCGAGGGGACGTTTGGGTTGCTGTCGGAGTGGGAGATCGGCGCCGGCCGCGCAAATACGCGGGTGCCGAGACCCTGGGTGGCTGCGATTGGCAACTCAATCCCCTCGGGGCGCATGCCAAGCTCCGAATTCGGGAAGTAGGCCTTCACTGCGAGACGAAAAGGCAGCTTCGGATGCTGGAGATCCGCTCCCCTGTGAAGAAGGTCGGATGGAATCGCCACCACCTCGTCGTGGTCGGCCGGGGTGCTGTCGATCACTGCCAGTTCGATTTCACGGAAGCTCTCAACGTGGTGACCTTTGTTACCTTCGATGAGATTCATTTGATAGTCCTTCTGGAGCAAACCGGTCGCAAACTCGCTTATCAGAAGGAGGATCAATCCAAAATGGCTCATCAAGAGGCCCGCTTTTCCCAAGCCCCAGCGAAAACGCGTGAAGAATGCGGTGACCAAATTGACGAGCAGAAATCCACCAACGAGATAACCGCCGGGAAAAACAGGAATCGGGATGCGTGTCCCGGGCCAAAAGACCATGACAAACAACGAGCGGAAATACTTCTCCTGAACCGCCCAAACGCCCAGGTTCACCTGGTCCAGGGTCGCCGCAAAGACCAAAACCATGGACAACGCGAGCAGCACCACCGTGAGCCGCAGGGAAGAAAAGAGGTCAATGAAGGAACGTGCGAGGTCGCGCATGATCAAGGGGCCTTGACGGTTTGAAGAAAACGAAGGAAGTCCGGCTTCGCAGCCTCGACCGTTGCAGAGGGGCCCGTCATCTTGAAGAACCAAGTGTTCGTTCCCACTTCAGTGATTGCTCCCAAGATCCGAGATTTCGAATCCGGAGACGGGAGATCAACAACGACCAGCTTCAGGCCGGGAACGTGCACTTCCTGGCTTTCGGATGAGAGCTGCGCATTTGAAATCGGCGGCAACTGCACCTGGCCCCGCCAACGGTTCACGTTGTCGAGCACGCCTCCGGCTGCGCCTGGGAGGACCACCACGGAGAAGTCGGCGTCGCCACCTGGTCCGGGGATGGAGTGACTCCCTTTGCGCATCGAGGTCAGCGGTTTTGCCGGCCAGCTCGATGGAGCTGACCAAGTGAGGCCGCCTCCTTCCGGCGGCGGAGGGAGGTCGTCTGCCCCTGTGGACATGTCGTTCGGATTGGAGGCAAGGGAAGGGGGCAAGGGCTTGTCCGCTTCTTTGGGCGCTCGATACGACCTGATCTCTGAGTCGCTGCAACTGCACAACAGGCTCAAGGCCAGGCCGGCAACTGCGGCAGGAAGTGTGGTGCGGGTCATGAAATGGGACAGGGAATTAAGCGAATGATTGCGAAAGGGTGAAGCAAAAGAGGAGATCTCGTAGAAACGGCGAGCGCGGGTCGCACTTGCAAGCGCAACTGCTCCGGGCGGGTCCGCGAACTTATATTTTTGGTGTCGCAGCTTTCGACGCCACCCCGAGAAAGGCCTGAAGCGAGGGATCTTCGACAGGAAGGCGCCGCCAGCCCAGGACCAGCCGGCTCTCCGGTGCAACGCCCTCCAGGATTCGGTACTGCACATCGGGCGGTAGAAGCTTCGCCTCGGAAGGGGTGATGAATGTCGCTCCGAGGCCGGCTCTCACCAGACCAATGCCGTTCGCGCGTGGCCAGATCTCCTCAACGACGCGCAACGTGAGGCCCGCTTGGGCGCACGCGGCGAGGATACGGTCGTAGAACCCGGGGTTGTGGGTGCGAGGGAAGAGCACGAACGGCGTATCGGCAAGGTCGCGGAGGCGCAATTTTGGCTTGGCCGCCAGCGGATGGCTTGGAGGCAGAAGGACTCCATTCTTCTCCCGAAGTAAAAGACGAGTCTCGAGAGCAGGAGTCGGCGCATCGGGGTGAAAAAAGCCGCAACCGAGTTCCCCGTTCAGGAGCGCCGGCAATTGGATAGCTGTGGGGGACTCCGTGAGCTCCAATCGAATCCCGGGATAGCGGGTATTGAACTCGCGCAGGATTGTCGGAAGGACTGTTGCCATTGCGAGACCGGTGAAGCCCACGCGAATGTGCCCCACCTGCCCGTGTGCAACGGCTTCCACCTCCCTTGCGGCCGAGGCAAGCGATCTGAGAATTGGCTCGATCCGATCACGCCATGCCACTCCCGCCGCCGTGAGTTCCACACGCCTCCTGCTCCGAATGAAGAGGGCGGTACCGAGGGCGCTTTCCAATTGGGCAATTTGCCGGCTCAAGGCAGGTTGGGCGACGTTGAGCGCCTCTGCCGCCTTGCGAAAGTGGAGCGTCTTCGCCACCTCGCGAAAATAGATCAAATGCCGCAGTTCGAATGGGAATTGATACTCTCTAGGCATCAAAAGGAGCGAAAGAAATATTTCCAGGCATTGCAAGATTCCGGTACGATGGGCGCATTCCAATACCCACCATGGCAAAATCTCTCTTCCAGAAAGTCTGGGACGCTCACACCGTCCGCAAGCTTGCAAATGGCCAAACCCAGTTGCTCATTGGCACTCATCTCATCCATGAGGTAACCAGTCCGCAAGCGTTCGGCATGCTCCGCGACCTGGGTCTCAAGGTCTCGATGCCCCACAGGACATTTGCCACCGTGGACCACATCGTCCCGACCGATCAACTGGTTGAGCCGTTCGCCGATCCGCTCGCGGATGCGATGATCAAGGCGCTGCGAAAGAATTGCCAGGAATTCGGGATCACCTTCTTTGACCGCTCCACGGGCAAGCAGGGCATCGTCCATATTGTCGGCCCGGAGCAGGGAATCACGCAGCCTGGCACAACCATCGCTTGCGGAGATTCGCACACGTCCACCCACGGGGCGTTCGGTGCGATCGCATTTGGCATCGGCACCACCCAGATCCGTGACGTCCTCGCGACCCAGACCATGGCACTTGGGCCGCTCAAGGTGCGTCGCATCGAGGTGAATGGGAAGCTGCGCCCTGGCGTTTACGCCAAAGACGTCATCCTCCACATCATCCGCGTACTTGGGGTCAATGGTGGGACTGGTTACGCTTACGAATATGCAGGCGAGGTGTTCGACCGTTTCACGATGGAAGAACGCATGACCGTGTGTAATATGTCCATCGAAGGCGGTGCGCGTGTTGGTTATGTCAACCCCGACTCAACGACCTTTGAGTACCTGAAGGGCCGGCCGTATTCCCCGAAGGGGGCCGCCTGGGAGGAAGCGGTGGCGCGCTGGCAGGCGTTTGCGTCTGATCCGGGCTGTCACTACGACGACGTGGTCACGATCGATGCGGGGACCATCGCGCCAACGGTTACCTGGGGCATCAACCCAGGCCAGGGCGTTTCCATCGAGGAAACGATCCCCGATCCCTCGCAGGCAAAGTCGGTTGACGAAAAGGCGTCAATCGAGGAGGCCCTTGCTTACATGAAGCTGCAGCCCGGTGCGCCGATCAAAGGCACGAAGATCGATGTGGCCTTCCTCGGCTCCTGCACCAATGGCCGTCTTTCTGATTTCCAGGAGGTGGCGCGGTTCCTGAAGGGCAAGCGCGTCGCGCCTGGTGTGAAGGCGATTGCCGTCCCCGGTTCTCAAGGCGTGGCTGTTTTGTGCGAATCGCTCGGCATCGACCGGGTGTTTCAAGAAGCAGGCTTCGAATGGCGTGCCGCGGGGTGCTCGATGTGCCTGGCGATGAACCCGGACAAACTCGTTGGTGACCAGCTCTGCGCCAGCTCTTCCAACCGCAACTTCAAGGGAAGACAGGGAAGTCCCACTGGTCGTACCGTGCTCATGAGCCCACTGATGGTGGCGGCAGCAGCTGTCACTGGCAAAGTTGCGGATGCGCGTGAAGTCTTCGCCGTCAACTGAGGTCAAGAACTGAACCCTTAACTCCTTCGATTCATGTCTCTCGAAAAAATTACCGCAGTCGCCGGGCGTGCTGTTTATGTCCCTGGCAACGATATCGATACCGACCGCATCATCCCGGCGCGGTTCATGAAGTGCGTCAGCTTTGATGGTCTTGGCGAATTCCTGTTTTACGATGTCCGTAAGAACGCCGACGGCACTGACAAGACCCACCCGCTCAACGAGAGCAGGTTCAAAGGGGCGACGATTCTGCTTTCCGGCGCGAATTTTGGCTGTGGGAGTTCTCGCGAGCACGCTCCTCAGGCGATCCAAAAATACGGTTTTCGCGCGATTGTCGCCGAGAACTTTGCCGAGATCTTCTTTGGCAACTGCACGACACTCGGCATCCCTTGCCTCAGTGCCGCTCGTGAGGATATTGCAAAGATTGCCGCTGCGATCGACAAGGACCCTTCCACGCAGGTCACGATTGACGTTGCCAACCAAGAGATCCGTTTTGGCGCCCAATCAGTGAAGGCGTCCATCCGCGATTCTGCGCAGGATGCCCTCGTGAATGGCCGTTGGGATGCGATTGGAGAACTCTTGGAAGGCCGGGAGGCCGTAAAGGTGACTGCAGCGAAGCTTCCGTACCTGGCGGCCTAAGAGGTCTGTCCCCTTAAGCGTTCCTCATCGGTTTTGAATCCGAAAAGAGGTCTGTCCCCTTATCGCGGCGCGAATTCGATAAGGGGTCTGTCCCTTTTTCAGGGCCCGCGGCTTCGCCTCCGGCTTTTGCGGCATCGAGAGGCGAAATTTAGTCTGTCCCCTTTTCTGTCCCCTTTTCCAGGCGCCCGCGTTCAAAAAAACGCGTTGGCGCCTTTGCAATTTTCAGAGAAACCTTTGAGCCTGCCAAACGTCAGATCTGTCTCACATCCTCTGTATGCTCCTTGCCGCCATTGAACTCGCCCGGATCTTCCAGGGCGCCGGTGTCCTCATCTACCCGCTGGGCCTTTGCTCTCTCGTCGCGGTGTTTATCATCTGCGAGCGATCATTCGCCCTCCGGACCGCGGCAATAATCCCGGATGACCTGGCAGATTCCGTCCTGCAGGGCCAGGCCATGTCCGGCGGCAAACACTCGGCGCTCAGCCGAATCATCGACTTCATCGAGCGCCATCCCGGTGATGAAGACGGAGCCAAAGCATACGCCCGCCTCGAGGTCATGAAGATGGAGCGGGGAGTGAGTTACCTGGACACCATTTATACTGGGGCCCCACTCCTGGGCCTAATCGGCACCGTGTTCGGCCTCCTCGCCGCCTTTTCCCAAATCGACCCCGACACCCACATGCCGGATCCCGTACGCTTCACCGAAAGCGTCGGCTTCGCCCTCTCCGCCACACTCATTGGCCTTTGCGTCGCCGTCGTCGCCCTTGTGGGCAATGGTTACCTCCAGCGTCGCATCGACCAGCACGCCGCACGGCTCGACGTGCTCCTAGAACGCGTGCTCGCCTTGGGCCACCGCAAGCCCCACGCCCCCACGCAGCCATGAACGGGCTCCGCGTAAAGCGCTACCGGCGTCCGGAGTTGCCGCTGGTGCCCCTCATCGACGTGTTGGTCATGCTCGTGCTGTTCGCATTCGTGACCATGCGTTTCTCCGTCAATCAGACGCTCAATATCACCCTGCCTAAAGTCGAAACGGCCGGCAAAAACGAATTCAAGGGGACCGTAGTCA encodes:
- a CDS encoding VCBS repeat-containing protein; its protein translation is MTRKTTLLALFAAAASFGRAEGPVPSSQLNLGGPLVVKLDWGTRALQSVDIDGDGLRDLAVVNSDRSAIDLLYQNRGGATPSNRVFQSNRWEPVVEDAPFRKSSVTTSTTVYDLAAADLNGDGRTDLVYTGDPDPLTIRYQKKDGTWQEQRIADAPAPSQGVGSTRVADLDGDGRVDYVVLGQKELAVFKQLPDGAGLGAPERYPLPEEGCYGLEIVDVDQNGLPDILYLVNASREPVRVRRQSAAHHFGAELSYAIKPTRCTLQVLPPRPGATGPTFAFAQDTTGHMEEFRLVETKEATVGRLSLRPRVFSVKTGAKTPSAYVVTDVDGDGLSDVVATDPDGAQVHVYRRQRDKGFTTAETFPALADVRGVATADWDGDGKMELFLVSAKEQMVGISRWQGGRLSYPQPFLTTGKPVAVAVTSRFTGGSGLALAVAREEGGKRWVEVFAPAKGDRPISSAGEPGKGPDGGGTNVAVEDDEKGDRPISLSKIELVGMRADPRGLRWVDANQDGREDLAILSPFDPMRLIVQGEDGTFSDVSTQAGYRKGLVENLDASAMTVADVAGDGAPEMVVHTGAFARVLRLGEKNQLEVVDQLNAREPGNEVGATLVLGERGRSPVVFFEKKSEQFQLLEANAQGLYQVKQSLPAGKIDAVASEVRFEKGVATEAFLFGRDRFWWLPFGQSDHEAATVATHASDLPEISYMDVVHGDLNNDGVSELVCNDPNQNTLEILGRIADGSWSSLMHFRVFEVDPHFQGKKGGPFEPRETVIADVTGDGKADLILLVHDRVLIYPQG
- a CDS encoding transposase, which gives rise to MRRPRLKIDPREGAHYYHCMSRTVNSEWLFAEGDREALRKLIWAVSEFCGLRVVTYAILSNHFHLLVKVPKATFVEDEEVLRRYAVLYPNSATPITGSGDNMPAASTINPLPSWMDKQRRQMGDLSAFMKILKQRFTNLFNTRHERHGTLWSERFKSVLVEGSRALKMIAAYIDLNAVRAGLVQDPKDYRFCGYSEAVAGNGRARKGLCEVIEEMSWKNAAPHYRRLLFGIGSKPSDTKGSISHQALEGMLRSKGVLPLHVVLRCRVRYLSEGGIVGSRNFVAGELQKLRRKYGRVRGLEPRTLPPIADWGPITLLRRCQAGICEPGSEPRRAKP
- the ccsA gene encoding cytochrome c biogenesis protein CcsA, with the protein product MKRFIPLLIALAAIAGILFSLRETPAVRGYNIDEFGRLPVLSNGRIKPVDTVARTTLLQLQGRQPVYLEGGGEITPQEWLLDAAFRPERADAYRTFTIDDPEVLALIGQSEESIRREYKGVAKVLAALGFLPSRHRRFSFEQMRPYLAEIEKQAQLANGVEAPVRNRFQKAVLSLYQNLITYQGIKYSFVAPESPDPVRELAALPELLPAAAAAIRAKEEGKEHDETLLQKLIGSQIRFESMSQSGSLLVIPPAAGEAETEWKKAGEALMRVFSTGDMPPAALTYAGLALTWRSERPTEFNEIVHLYRAEMAKRYPDALTKATIESHFNFAAPFYRASVLFLATFLIGIFSWLRWPEMARRSAFWLCVIAWILTTVGIATRMWLESRPPVTNLYSSALFVGWVAVGLCIVLERMYRNAVATVTAGAAGFCALIIAHNLSLSGDTLEMMRAVLDSNFWLATHVVTITIGYGATFLAGFLAIIYVIRGLFTRSLDRGTAEALKRMVYGIVCFATLFSLVGTVLGGIWADQSWGRFWGWDPKENGALLIVIWNAIILHARWGGMVRGPGLMALAIFGNSVTAWSWFGTNMLGVGLHSYGFMEAGFVWLIAFEVLMVVLIVLACLPARVWRSGEAV
- a CDS encoding cytochrome c biogenesis protein ResB yields the protein MRDLARSFIDLFSSLRLTVVLLALSMVLVFAATLDQVNLGVWAVQEKYFRSLFVMVFWPGTRIPIPVFPGGYLVGGFLLVNLVTAFFTRFRWGLGKAGLLMSHFGLILLLISEFATGLLQKDYQMNLIEGNKGHHVESFREIELAVIDSTPADHDEVVAIPSDLLHRGADLQHPKLPFRLAVKAYFPNSELGMRPEGIELPIAATQGLGTRVFARPAPISHSDSNPNVPSVYVEVMGPNGSLGTWLISTALGAPQTFQFEGKSWRLVLRPARLYLPFSLQLLKVTHEIYPGSDIPRNFASRVRIEDPSLKLDHEVQIYMNNPLRHGGLTFYQYQMNAANGNSVFQVVRNPGWLLPYISCVLMGLGLTWHFVVSLARTRSRVGAPVHP
- a CDS encoding LysR family transcriptional regulator, translating into MPREYQFPFELRHLIYFREVAKTLHFRKAAEALNVAQPALSRQIAQLESALGTALFIRSRRRVELTAAGVAWRDRIEPILRSLASAAREVEAVAHGQVGHIRVGFTGLAMATVLPTILREFNTRYPGIRLELTESPTAIQLPALLNGELGCGFFHPDAPTPALETRLLLREKNGVLLPPSHPLAAKPKLRLRDLADTPFVLFPRTHNPGFYDRILAACAQAGLTLRVVEEIWPRANGIGLVRAGLGATFITPSEAKLLPPDVQYRILEGVAPESRLVLGWRRLPVEDPSLQAFLGVASKAATPKI
- the leuC gene encoding 3-isopropylmalate dehydratase large subunit; translation: MAKSLFQKVWDAHTVRKLANGQTQLLIGTHLIHEVTSPQAFGMLRDLGLKVSMPHRTFATVDHIVPTDQLVEPFADPLADAMIKALRKNCQEFGITFFDRSTGKQGIVHIVGPEQGITQPGTTIACGDSHTSTHGAFGAIAFGIGTTQIRDVLATQTMALGPLKVRRIEVNGKLRPGVYAKDVILHIIRVLGVNGGTGYAYEYAGEVFDRFTMEERMTVCNMSIEGGARVGYVNPDSTTFEYLKGRPYSPKGAAWEEAVARWQAFASDPGCHYDDVVTIDAGTIAPTVTWGINPGQGVSIEETIPDPSQAKSVDEKASIEEALAYMKLQPGAPIKGTKIDVAFLGSCTNGRLSDFQEVARFLKGKRVAPGVKAIAVPGSQGVAVLCESLGIDRVFQEAGFEWRAAGCSMCLAMNPDKLVGDQLCASSSNRNFKGRQGSPTGRTVLMSPLMVAAAAVTGKVADAREVFAVN
- the leuD gene encoding 3-isopropylmalate dehydratase small subunit produces the protein MSLEKITAVAGRAVYVPGNDIDTDRIIPARFMKCVSFDGLGEFLFYDVRKNADGTDKTHPLNESRFKGATILLSGANFGCGSSREHAPQAIQKYGFRAIVAENFAEIFFGNCTTLGIPCLSAAREDIAKIAAAIDKDPSTQVTIDVANQEIRFGAQSVKASIRDSAQDALVNGRWDAIGELLEGREAVKVTAAKLPYLAA
- a CDS encoding MotA/TolQ/ExbB proton channel family protein, producing the protein MLLAAIELARIFQGAGVLIYPLGLCSLVAVFIICERSFALRTAAIIPDDLADSVLQGQAMSGGKHSALSRIIDFIERHPGDEDGAKAYARLEVMKMERGVSYLDTIYTGAPLLGLIGTVFGLLAAFSQIDPDTHMPDPVRFTESVGFALSATLIGLCVAVVALVGNGYLQRRIDQHAARLDVLLERVLALGHRKPHAPTQP